Proteins from a single region of Desulfolutivibrio sulfoxidireducens:
- the nuoK gene encoding NADH-quinone oxidoreductase subunit NuoK, which translates to MSPLSWYQLVAALLLGIGLYGVVSRKTLIGMLIGVELMINGAGLSMVSAAQLTPMDGVLGQLGALFVMGLAAAEATLVLAIVLVVARRMGNARSDTVSELKG; encoded by the coding sequence ATGAGTCCGCTTTCCTGGTATCAACTCGTCGCCGCCCTGCTCCTTGGCATCGGGCTCTACGGCGTGGTCTCGCGCAAGACGCTGATCGGCATGCTCATCGGCGTGGAGCTGATGATCAACGGCGCGGGACTGTCCATGGTCTCCGCAGCCCAGCTCACGCCCATGGACGGCGTGCTCGGGCAGCTTGGCGCCCTCTTCGTCATGGGGCTGGCCGCCGCCGAGGCCACCCTGGTTTTGGCCATCGTCCTGGTGGTTGCCCGGCGCATGGGCAACGCCCGCAGCGACACCGTCTCGGAACTGAAGGGATAA
- a CDS encoding NADH-quinone oxidoreductase subunit J, with protein MNMELLARLAFGLYAVIILAGGALAVSSPSLIRAMVGLITALFGVAGMYLLMDATLVALMQILIYVGAVSVLIFFAIMLAHASPDGDEAAPASIWEYARSGLVFVVPVGVLALTATVFPVDSLPLPKNIGPEALGQGLLGPFTLAFELISVVLLAAMAGAVLIAFERRKPR; from the coding sequence ATGAACATGGAACTTCTCGCACGGCTGGCCTTCGGCCTTTACGCGGTGATCATCCTGGCCGGCGGGGCATTGGCGGTCAGCTCCCCAAGCCTCATCCGGGCCATGGTCGGCCTGATCACGGCCCTTTTCGGGGTGGCCGGCATGTACCTGCTCATGGACGCCACCCTGGTGGCGCTCATGCAGATCCTCATCTACGTGGGCGCGGTGAGCGTGCTCATCTTTTTCGCCATCATGCTCGCCCACGCCTCCCCGGACGGCGACGAGGCCGCCCCGGCCAGCATATGGGAATACGCCCGCTCAGGCCTGGTTTTCGTCGTGCCTGTGGGCGTCCTGGCCCTGACCGCCACCGTGTTTCCCGTGGACAGCCTGCCCCTGCCGAAGAACATCGGGCCCGAGGCCCTGGGCCAGGGACTGCTTGGTCCCTTCACCCTGGCCTTTGAGCTCATTTCCGTGGTTCTGCTGGCGGCCATGGCCGGGGCCGTGCTCATAGCCTTCGAGAGGAGGAAGCCCAGATGA
- a CDS encoding transglycosylase SLT domain-containing protein, whose amino-acid sequence MPRQIRLIRSAIPPGRLLWVAVCVCLVLAARAGAEPWDPPATPSALPLPRSATLPVPPGFADSLAVGGAMAPLAAFFRGLSLLDSGAFAQAAQEFSGVAAHPLAGFLARDALLLAGYAREAAGDPAGALAAYEGWLAAGPEMLLSQTVWLRAGAVAARVGETRKAGDFLRKLCLTRPWTDEAGHAAALARVLFASGRIDWNPDAPQVLLAQAERAIDARRTEAATRILDRLAAAPGDNDPARLDYLRGKIDFAKRRTDEALARFRGVRERFPASTIAPWAAYHEARCLWRRTDPESAVAMERVLRRVVEDVSVEVRAREVSARHLMLLLAEQGRLAEALEAAGILADLGRGGELAEQARALSGVLCFALGRFPEAEAHLAGFVKDFPESDWLPGARHWLGRTLAARGDARGAMGWYRANMAWNTNSYYGLRSAAEARVLAASTGLDPAAAPPARVAPERARTPGAAVVVAATNAAGESAGPGNAPSAGVAPVGTPGAEPPPAMCPGQAAPAVRSPEVRAMFERAGFLDRSGLSELAELDLAWLAAAHPDDAELALSHIRLATRLFRLGPATATARRSFGDCLSRGDPARFGPLAEALYPRRHVAAIRAALAGSDVSENLILGLIRQESFFNEKARSSAGAVGLMQLLPQTAANMAARIGLKPFAATMLTDPAVNIRLGVEYYKTRHAQYGDAAHTLCSYNAGAGKLAVWLRGIGGLEQDLFVELIPYEETRDYVRKVLTNAMFYEALAAGR is encoded by the coding sequence ATGCCCCGCCAGATTCGCCTGATCCGTTCGGCCATCCCTCCTGGCCGCCTCCTCTGGGTGGCCGTGTGCGTCTGTCTGGTCCTGGCCGCCCGGGCCGGGGCCGAGCCCTGGGACCCGCCGGCTACGCCCTCGGCCCTGCCCCTGCCGCGAAGCGCCACCCTGCCCGTGCCCCCGGGGTTCGCGGACTCCCTGGCCGTGGGCGGGGCCATGGCCCCCCTGGCCGCCTTTTTCCGGGGGCTGTCCCTGCTCGACTCGGGCGCCTTCGCCCAGGCGGCCCAGGAGTTCTCGGGGGTCGCGGCCCATCCCCTGGCCGGATTTCTGGCCCGCGACGCCTTGCTTCTGGCCGGCTACGCCCGGGAGGCCGCCGGGGACCCGGCCGGGGCGCTTGCGGCCTACGAGGGATGGCTCGCGGCCGGTCCGGAGATGCTTTTGTCCCAGACGGTCTGGCTGCGGGCCGGGGCCGTGGCCGCCAGGGTCGGGGAGACCCGCAAGGCCGGCGACTTTCTCCGGAAACTCTGCCTGACGCGGCCCTGGACCGACGAAGCCGGCCACGCGGCGGCCCTGGCCCGGGTCCTTTTCGCCTCGGGCCGCATCGACTGGAACCCGGACGCCCCCCAGGTGCTTCTGGCCCAGGCCGAGCGGGCCATCGACGCCCGAAGGACCGAGGCCGCAACCCGCATCCTGGACCGGCTGGCCGCCGCGCCAGGCGACAACGACCCGGCCCGGCTGGACTACCTGCGGGGCAAGATCGATTTCGCCAAACGCCGCACGGACGAGGCCCTGGCCCGGTTTCGGGGCGTGCGCGAACGCTTTCCGGCCTCGACCATCGCGCCCTGGGCCGCCTATCACGAGGCCCGGTGTCTGTGGCGGCGGACCGATCCGGAGAGCGCCGTGGCCATGGAGCGGGTGTTGCGCCGGGTGGTGGAGGACGTCTCGGTGGAGGTCCGGGCCAGGGAGGTCTCGGCCCGGCATCTGATGCTGCTTTTGGCCGAGCAGGGCCGGCTGGCCGAGGCCCTGGAGGCGGCGGGGATCCTGGCCGATCTCGGCCGGGGCGGGGAGCTGGCCGAACAGGCCCGGGCGCTTTCCGGGGTGTTGTGCTTCGCCCTGGGGCGCTTTCCCGAGGCCGAGGCCCATCTGGCCGGGTTCGTGAAGGATTTCCCGGAGTCGGATTGGCTGCCCGGGGCGCGGCACTGGCTGGGCCGGACCCTGGCCGCCAGGGGCGACGCCAGGGGGGCCATGGGCTGGTACCGGGCCAACATGGCCTGGAACACGAACAGTTATTACGGTCTGCGTAGCGCCGCCGAGGCCAGGGTCCTGGCCGCGTCGACCGGCCTTGATCCGGCCGCCGCGCCGCCGGCCCGGGTCGCGCCGGAGAGGGCGCGGACGCCCGGGGCCGCCGTGGTCGTGGCCGCGACCAACGCCGCCGGGGAGTCCGCTGGTCCGGGGAACGCGCCGTCCGCCGGCGTCGCGCCCGTCGGGACGCCCGGGGCCGAACCGCCGCCGGCCATGTGTCCCGGACAGGCGGCCCCGGCCGTAAGGTCCCCGGAGGTCCGGGCCATGTTCGAGCGGGCCGGATTCCTGGACCGCTCCGGGCTGTCGGAACTGGCCGAACTGGATCTGGCCTGGCTTGCGGCCGCGCATCCGGACGACGCGGAACTGGCCCTGTCGCACATCCGGCTGGCCACGCGGCTTTTCCGCCTGGGACCGGCCACGGCCACGGCCAGACGGAGCTTTGGGGACTGCCTGTCGCGCGGCGATCCGGCCCGTTTCGGCCCCCTGGCCGAGGCCTTGTATCCGAGGCGGCATGTGGCGGCCATCCGGGCGGCCCTGGCCGGATCGGACGTTTCCGAGAACCTGATTCTGGGGCTTATCCGCCAGGAGAGCTTTTTCAACGAGAAGGCCCGGTCGTCGGCCGGTGCCGTGGGGCTGATGCAGCTTCTGCCGCAGACGGCGGCGAACATGGCGGCGCGGATCGGGCTGAAGCCCTTTGCGGCGACGATGCTCACGGACCCGGCGGTGAACATCCGGCTGGGGGTGGAATACTACAAGACGCGCCACGCCCAGTACGGCGACGCGGCCCATACGCTGTGCAGCTACAATGCCGGGGCCGGCAAGCTGGCGGTGTGGCTGCGGGGGATCGGGGGCCTGGAACAGGACCTGTTCGTGGAGCTTATCCCCTACGAGGAGACCCGGGACTACGTGCGCAAGGTCCTGACCAACGCCATGTTCTACGAGGCGCTGGCGGCGGGGAGGTGA
- a CDS encoding bifunctional metallophosphatase/5'-nucleotidase produces the protein MTLTPAAHRASRRMFPVLTLVVLSLSLFSRAPLWAGDTDFPLTILHTNDVHAHIQSFDAYGQECTAEKKAAGTCQGGAARLATAVAAGRAGNENALFLDAGDWFQGSLAYSRFKDEVIREVVNLLGYQAMAPGNHEFDDGAAVLGRFINGVDFPVVACNMDATAEPELAGLIAPYAVLDVNGRAVGVVGVANEDTAMLSNPGPNVRFSAADAPLRRAVEELSRSGVNIVVALSHAGFERDKALAATIPGLDVIVGGHSHLLLSNTDAKNAVGPYPLRISGPGGDTACVVTVGCWGKYLGRLTLRFDAKGRMVEASGDAQPMDASVAEAPEMAALVASYEERLGPFRAVAAGRLETDLGLSRADCRGGECLIGDLAADAMLDAASRYGTQAAILNGGSIRAGLAAGEVTMGDLLTAFPFGNTLAVCEIMGADLLAALEHGVSLASDPQASGTGRFPQVAGLRFAFDPAREAGTRVLSAEMRGEDGKFTPVDPASTYRVAISDYLLRGGDGYGAFKDRTKNVQFDGRTMDEIVAGYLGTHSPLTVALDGRIERKGPGE, from the coding sequence ATGACCTTGACGCCCGCCGCGCACCGGGCCTCGCGGCGTATGTTCCCCGTCCTCACCCTTGTCGTCCTGTCGCTCTCCCTTTTCTCCCGAGCCCCCCTGTGGGCCGGGGACACGGACTTCCCCCTGACCATCCTGCACACCAACGACGTGCACGCCCACATCCAAAGCTTCGACGCCTACGGCCAGGAATGCACGGCGGAGAAAAAGGCCGCCGGCACATGCCAGGGCGGCGCGGCCCGGCTGGCCACGGCGGTCGCGGCCGGACGGGCCGGGAATGAAAACGCCCTGTTCCTGGACGCCGGGGACTGGTTCCAGGGTTCCCTGGCCTATTCCCGCTTCAAGGACGAGGTCATCCGCGAGGTCGTCAACCTCCTGGGCTACCAGGCCATGGCCCCGGGCAACCACGAATTCGACGACGGGGCGGCCGTGTTGGGCCGCTTCATAAACGGCGTGGACTTCCCGGTGGTGGCCTGCAACATGGACGCCACGGCCGAACCGGAACTGGCCGGGCTGATCGCGCCGTATGCGGTCCTTGACGTGAATGGCCGCGCGGTGGGCGTGGTGGGCGTGGCCAACGAGGACACGGCCATGCTTTCCAACCCCGGGCCGAACGTGCGTTTTTCGGCCGCCGACGCGCCCCTGCGACGGGCCGTGGAGGAGCTTTCCCGGTCCGGGGTGAACATCGTGGTGGCCTTAAGCCATGCCGGGTTCGAGCGGGACAAGGCCCTGGCGGCCACGATCCCGGGCCTGGACGTCATCGTCGGGGGCCACAGCCACCTGCTTTTGTCCAATACCGACGCCAAAAACGCCGTGGGACCCTATCCCTTGCGCATCTCCGGCCCGGGCGGGGATACGGCCTGCGTGGTCACGGTGGGCTGTTGGGGCAAATACCTGGGCCGGCTTACGCTGCGCTTCGACGCAAAGGGCCGGATGGTCGAGGCCTCGGGCGACGCCCAGCCCATGGACGCGAGCGTCGCGGAAGCCCCGGAGATGGCCGCCCTTGTGGCCTCCTACGAAGAGCGCCTGGGGCCTTTCCGGGCCGTCGCGGCGGGCCGGCTGGAGACGGACCTGGGCCTGTCCCGGGCCGACTGCCGGGGCGGGGAATGCCTTATCGGGGATCTGGCGGCCGACGCCATGCTGGATGCGGCCTCGCGCTACGGGACCCAGGCCGCCATCCTAAACGGCGGCTCGATCCGGGCCGGGCTGGCCGCCGGCGAGGTGACCATGGGGGACCTGTTGACCGCGTTTCCCTTTGGCAACACCCTGGCCGTGTGCGAGATCATGGGCGCGGACCTCTTGGCCGCCCTGGAACACGGCGTGAGCCTGGCCAGCGATCCCCAGGCCTCGGGCACGGGCCGGTTTCCGCAGGTGGCGGGGCTGCGTTTCGCCTTCGACCCGGCCCGGGAGGCCGGCACGCGCGTGCTTTCGGCCGAGATGCGCGGCGAGGATGGGAAGTTTACGCCGGTGGACCCGGCCTCGACCTATCGCGTGGCCATAAGCGACTATCTTTTGCGCGGCGGGGACGGGTATGGGGCGTTCAAGGACCGGACGAAAAACGTCCAGTTCGACGGCCGGACCATGGACGAGATCGTGGCCGGATATCTCGGGACGCACTCGCCGCTCACGGTGGCGCTGGACGGGAGGATCGAGCGGAAGGGGCCGGGGGAATAG
- a CDS encoding metal-dependent phosphohydrolase, with product MERHFDRRQFLELGAAFGAVLAAQAVFPVLAKAAPAQKTLSDCLAMTPVQMADASPKVQASWKYLREVAATIADPKVRSVVLAILDNPAPTLAARLADAKNRAAVCEELSAKGYLKDATPETFLPALTTGPDTAPQPFRSAPGSGYQSHHSYPGGLATHTACNMRISLSIFDTYRDVYGFDLNRDAVIASQLLHDLHKPWVFAWGENGESRPEKPLAGTGEHHPLSVAESIVRGLPGPMIVAQACAHNHPGSAKDEAEVVGWIKAAAIVAGVDPVEKGLLATGGETLPEPRRMEGFVCHLGDHDWVLSVPAAKWSIPVLSEIARERYGMGEADLKGRPFNTLRNYVFSQATIMRLYEAYALQGKAGLTALTEELIKPA from the coding sequence ATGGAGAGACATTTCGACCGCCGCCAGTTCCTGGAACTCGGCGCGGCCTTCGGCGCGGTCCTGGCCGCCCAGGCCGTCTTCCCGGTCCTGGCCAAGGCCGCCCCGGCCCAGAAAACCCTGTCCGACTGTCTGGCCATGACCCCGGTCCAGATGGCCGACGCCTCGCCAAAGGTCCAGGCCTCCTGGAAATACCTGCGCGAGGTGGCCGCAACCATCGCCGACCCCAAGGTCCGCAGCGTGGTCCTGGCCATCCTGGACAACCCCGCGCCCACCCTGGCCGCCCGGCTGGCCGACGCCAAAAACAGGGCCGCCGTGTGCGAGGAACTTTCGGCCAAGGGCTATCTCAAGGACGCCACGCCCGAGACGTTTCTGCCGGCCCTCACGACCGGCCCGGACACGGCCCCCCAGCCCTTTCGCAGCGCCCCGGGCAGCGGCTACCAGAGCCACCATTCCTACCCCGGCGGCCTGGCCACCCACACGGCCTGCAACATGCGGATCTCCCTTTCCATCTTCGACACCTACCGCGACGTCTACGGCTTCGACCTTAACCGCGATGCGGTGATCGCCTCGCAACTGCTCCACGACCTGCACAAACCCTGGGTGTTCGCCTGGGGGGAGAACGGCGAGTCGCGCCCGGAAAAGCCCCTGGCCGGCACCGGCGAGCACCATCCCTTAAGCGTGGCCGAATCCATCGTGCGCGGCCTGCCCGGGCCCATGATCGTGGCCCAGGCCTGCGCCCACAACCACCCCGGGTCGGCGAAGGACGAGGCCGAGGTGGTGGGCTGGATCAAGGCCGCGGCCATCGTGGCCGGGGTCGATCCGGTGGAGAAGGGGCTTCTGGCCACGGGCGGCGAGACCCTGCCCGAGCCCCGGCGCATGGAGGGCTTCGTGTGCCACCTGGGGGACCACGACTGGGTGCTGTCCGTGCCGGCGGCCAAGTGGAGCATTCCGGTCCTGTCCGAGATCGCCCGGGAGCGTTACGGCATGGGCGAGGCCGACCTCAAAGGTAGGCCCTTCAATACGCTTCGCAACTACGTCTTTTCCCAGGCGACCATCATGCGCCTGTACGAGGCCTATGCCCTTCAGGGCAAGGCCGGCCTTACGGCCCTCACGGAAGAACTGATCAAGCCGGCCTGA
- the murI gene encoding glutamate racemase, with product MCPPDAATRNPGTRHREFTSQGWLFVGNETQHPIGIFDSGVGGLTVTRAVMELLPHERIVYFGDTARVPYGVKSPGTISRYASEIVRFLLEKDVKLLIVACNTMAAVALPAITALSPVPVLEVIDAGAKSALAATRTGRIGIIATPSTVHSGAYPAAIARRGGDAALTVSRACPLFVPLAEEGFLNHPATRLIAREYLAPVLAENPDTLILGCTHYPLLRPLLQDVAGPGVTLVDSATAVAADAARVLAETGLLTAPGEARPAHAFFVTDAPDRLRGIGELFLGRPLPDVHLVSLGC from the coding sequence GTGTGCCCACCCGATGCCGCCACCCGCAATCCCGGGACGCGGCATCGGGAATTCACGTCGCAAGGCTGGCTTTTCGTGGGAAACGAGACACAACACCCCATCGGCATCTTCGACTCCGGCGTGGGCGGGCTGACCGTGACCCGCGCGGTCATGGAGCTTTTACCGCACGAGCGCATCGTCTATTTCGGGGACACGGCCCGGGTGCCCTACGGCGTCAAGTCCCCCGGGACCATCTCCCGCTACGCCTCGGAGATCGTGCGCTTTTTGCTCGAAAAAGACGTCAAGCTCCTGATCGTGGCCTGCAACACCATGGCCGCCGTGGCCCTGCCCGCCATCACCGCGCTTTCGCCCGTGCCGGTCCTGGAGGTCATCGACGCCGGGGCCAAAAGCGCCCTGGCCGCCACCCGCACCGGCCGCATCGGGATCATCGCCACGCCCTCCACCGTGCACAGCGGGGCCTATCCGGCGGCCATCGCCCGGCGCGGCGGGGATGCGGCCCTGACCGTGTCCCGGGCCTGCCCCCTGTTCGTGCCCCTGGCCGAGGAGGGCTTTCTGAATCATCCGGCCACCCGGCTGATCGCCCGGGAATACCTGGCCCCGGTCCTGGCCGAAAATCCGGACACGCTCATTCTGGGCTGCACCCATTATCCGCTTTTGCGCCCCCTGTTGCAGGACGTGGCCGGGCCCGGCGTGACCCTGGTGGACTCGGCCACGGCCGTGGCCGCCGACGCGGCCCGGGTCCTGGCCGAGACCGGACTTCTGACCGCACCGGGCGAGGCCCGGCCGGCCCACGCCTTTTTCGTCACCGACGCCCCGGACCGGCTGCGCGGCATCGGGGAGCTTTTTTTGGGCCGACCCCTGCCGGACGTGCATCTGGTCAGCCTGGGCTGCTGA